A genome region from Chryseobacterium sp. G0186 includes the following:
- a CDS encoding DUF11 domain-containing protein, with protein sequence MKLNYFNLSGNLKFRIQKKLVLIIGLFSVFYLKAQNASLEMADGDGNPTANVTNSVGLTTIRLRNNTNNPTGNTFATYANPTPLNVTFTLSNQQYTQTNFAGYNGAVLMGYTGEPILTLMNSFGNTTVSTPFTSSGASVGNGIDVTVNRAINLFTNVQPLSTAARATNQRWQMADMTITFSRPVNNPYLQVNALGGTSGGQTYSAEFDYVSSNVPVTFSKISGSALLNVTSTQILNSATTPDGTVANVSRGTVQVAGTGITTLVLRVYTRGAAANTGTNWHGTANLGGDGYMLGFTVQESNLNVTKTVNNASPATGNNVVFTVTATNTGASNNTGVVVNDLLPAGLTFVSATPSVGSYNSSTGVWTIGGLNAGASATLTVTATVSAGGTYLNTATIAGDLNDPDTSDNTASVRVTTADRDGDGIANSSDLDDDNDGILDNVECPGNEIVTNGTFTGNANGWTLAPEWVSSGTDINITTDNASNKDASQVLNNLTYTNNFIPLTLTLGAQDGSNAAGSTASLQIILNGTVYATISNSTTRNTAVNNVTIALSNGATSTFAPFTTANQTGFTTRTFTLNIPNGPIPDASTLIFRSTNGTDDWSLDNISVLAFTCDTDGDGVPNHLDLDSDNDGCFDSLEGDENVKLQQINANGSIPVPVDVQGVPQLVNSGGTADIGGDQGQGIGSSQNAAVNACLCYKPSVTAGTVLNTNQGITALNRAGTGGANWPMVRKGGWMALEAKTKGFVINRLTTLQISLIPAANLVEGMMVYNITSDCLQVNTDGTPGGWKCFNTQTCPDVN encoded by the coding sequence ATGAAATTAAACTATTTTAACTTATCTGGGAATCTAAAATTTCGGATTCAAAAGAAATTAGTCTTAATAATAGGACTTTTTTCAGTGTTCTATTTGAAAGCACAAAATGCTTCTTTAGAAATGGCTGATGGGGATGGTAACCCCACAGCGAATGTTACCAACTCAGTAGGATTAACTACTATCAGGTTGAGGAATAATACGAATAATCCTACAGGGAATACTTTTGCTACCTATGCAAATCCCACTCCTCTAAATGTTACCTTTACTTTGAGTAATCAACAGTATACCCAAACGAATTTTGCAGGGTATAATGGTGCTGTATTAATGGGGTATACGGGAGAACCGATCTTAACATTAATGAACTCTTTTGGGAATACAACTGTGAGTACTCCTTTTACGAGTAGTGGTGCATCAGTAGGGAATGGGATTGATGTTACAGTGAACAGGGCTATTAATCTTTTTACCAATGTTCAGCCATTAAGTACAGCTGCCAGAGCAACTAACCAAAGATGGCAGATGGCGGACATGACCATTACCTTTAGCAGACCCGTGAATAATCCGTATTTACAGGTGAATGCATTGGGAGGAACGTCAGGCGGGCAGACCTATTCTGCGGAATTTGATTATGTGTCATCTAACGTCCCTGTAACCTTTTCTAAAATTTCAGGATCAGCACTTTTAAATGTCACTTCAACGCAGATATTAAACTCTGCAACTACACCTGATGGTACGGTAGCAAATGTTTCAAGAGGAACGGTACAGGTTGCCGGAACAGGAATCACTACTTTGGTATTGAGAGTGTATACACGAGGAGCGGCTGCTAATACCGGTACTAACTGGCATGGAACAGCAAATTTGGGTGGAGACGGCTATATGCTTGGATTTACAGTGCAGGAGTCTAACTTAAATGTAACGAAAACTGTAAATAATGCCTCTCCGGCAACGGGGAATAATGTTGTTTTCACAGTTACAGCTACTAATACCGGAGCTTCTAATAATACCGGGGTGGTTGTGAATGATCTGCTTCCTGCTGGATTAACATTTGTGAGTGCTACACCATCTGTAGGTTCATATAATAGCTCCACAGGAGTCTGGACGATTGGAGGCCTGAATGCCGGAGCAAGTGCAACCCTTACAGTGACGGCTACGGTGAGTGCAGGGGGGACTTATTTAAATACAGCAACCATTGCAGGTGATTTAAATGACCCCGATACTTCGGATAATACAGCTAGCGTAAGAGTGACTACTGCTGACAGGGATGGAGATGGTATTGCAAACTCTTCAGATCTTGATGATGATAATGACGGTATTCTTGATAATGTTGAATGTCCTGGAAATGAAATAGTAACAAACGGGACATTTACTGGAAATGCTAATGGCTGGACCTTGGCTCCGGAATGGGTGTCAAGTGGAACTGATATAAACATCACTACAGATAATGCTTCCAATAAAGATGCTTCTCAGGTTTTAAATAACTTAACGTACACCAATAATTTTATTCCTCTTACCCTTACTTTAGGAGCACAGGATGGAAGTAATGCTGCCGGATCTACGGCAAGTTTGCAGATCATACTGAACGGCACTGTTTATGCAACCATTAGTAATAGTACAACAAGGAATACTGCGGTGAATAATGTTACCATTGCATTGAGTAACGGGGCTACCTCTACCTTTGCACCTTTCACTACGGCCAATCAGACAGGGTTTACTACGCGAACATTTACATTAAATATTCCTAATGGACCTATTCCGGATGCCTCCACACTTATTTTCAGGTCTACCAACGGAACTGACGACTGGTCTTTAGATAATATTTCAGTATTGGCATTTACTTGTGATACTGATGGAGATGGAGTTCCTAATCATTTAGATTTGGATTCAGATAACGACGGATGCTTTGATTCTCTTGAAGGGGATGAAAATGTGAAGCTGCAACAAATCAATGCCAATGGATCAATACCTGTTCCTGTAGATGTCCAGGGGGTACCGCAACTTGTTAATTCAGGGGGAACAGCTGATATAGGAGGAGATCAGGGACAAGGAATAGGCTCATCTCAGAATGCTGCTGTTAATGCTTGTCTTTGTTATAAGCCATCTGTAACTGCAGGAACAGTTCTGAATACCAACCAAGGAATTACTGCCCTGAATAGAGCCGGAACAGGTGGTGCCAATTGGCCTATGGTGAGAAAAGGAGGATGGATGGCGCTGGAAGCTAAAACTAAAGGTTTCGTTATAAACAGGCTTACTACATTACAGATATCCTTAATTCCTGCAGCTAACCTGGTTGAGGGGATGATGGTCTATAATATAACTTCCGATTGCCTTCAGGTGAATACAGATGGTACTCCTGGCGGATGGAAATGTTTTAATACTCAAACTTGTCCGGATGTTAACTAA